TATTCTTATCAACAGGATCATAAAAAGCGATACCCAAACCCATCTTAACCATAACCAGTTTTTACGTCTCATCTTTTGGAACATACACACAAGTTTTACATCCAAAGACTTTCAAGTGATCATAGAAAACATCTTTAGCAGACCAAACTCTGTTTGGAACATCACCATCCAAAGCAACTACAAGAGAcaaattgataacataagcaaCAATATTAAGTGCTTTTGCCTATAAAAATTAGAGGGTTACAAATATTCTCCAAATGGACACACAACAAGAGTCAAATATGAAGACGCAATAGTTACACCAACAAAGGTAATCAAGAGAAATTATTCAAAACAGAGCTATTATTCAAGACTCAAAACCATATGATGTGAACCTCTAAATTCAATCTCCACCATTTAAATCAAAACCAAGATGTTATAAACACTAAGTCAAAATTTCATCCTGATCCAACGGTGAATGAGCCAGCAAACGCGATCTGAACTTGGctggttgaagaaaaaaattgcagCAACTaaactctctttctctcttctttcttggGTGAAAGCTCTCTAAAAAACCTCTCTTATGTGCTAATGTCTCTCAAAGACAAATACCAATGAGCATgaataattctctctcaaataatcctatttatagatgatggGTGGTGCTTTTCCTAAAGCCAAACCAACACAAAATAGGAATAGAAATTCGAATCTTTTTTCGAATAGGATTGGAAACCAAAAGAGAATCGGATTACGCCATGGGCCTTTGGCTGAAACATGGGCCACGGctcaacataatatactagtgcAATCTCATAAAATAGAATTTGGAAAGGGTGATGCGTACacaattttatctttatcttgaaAAGGTAGAGAGACAGTTTCCAGTAGAACCTCTATTCACATAAAACatataattaagaaataaaaaatgtaaagcaAATACAAGGAGCCATGGTAGAAACAATGCAACAAATAAGAAAACTAGATAATGCTCGACTATCTTCTAACCTTCTACAATAATCGTCGACctccatatttttctatttagatTCATGTTCTATGTAAGCTATAGGTGTATGATATATGTCCGGTCTAATCACCCTACTCCAAGGTTTCTTTGATCTACGTCTACCTCTCCTTATACCTATTATAGTCAATCTCTCACATCTCCTCACTGAAGCACCTGTGGATCTTCTCTTCACATGTCCAAATTATCTCAACTTTGCCTCCTTATATCTCGTCCATATCACGGAGATTAAAGTTGATCGAATGGCGCTAATTAATTAGACAAGCATGAAGTTATTTTGCCATATTAATTATAGGCTTATAATTTCATTAACATAAGAGGTGAGAATTAATTTCTTCTAAAATTGAATGGTAGAAAATGCAAATATGGAGTCCAAtaagaaagacaaaaaaatatatagcaGCTAGCCAGGACATTCTGGTGTCATTTCACTGGGAACAAACCCACATGCCTCCTccaataattttatcttttttttcacaGAGAGTCCAACCATGCCGTGTGGATACATTTTGTAACTACCAAATATATTTCCATGATTGACAAATATTCATTATTGCAACTTATGCCCCCACTTTGTTTTTGtatactgtttttttttttttttttttcattttcaaacaaGAAACCATATTTATGCTTCTCTTAATTGTGTACGTTAATCGTCTTGTATTTAATATTTCCGATCCAAGCCAATGATggacacaaaattttaaattcatggATGATTAATTACTCCATTTTTTATCCTAAACTTGCTACTAAAGTTGCtaataatattcaaaaaaaaagaaaaaagtgttagtgctattTTCTTTCGTCTACTTCTTTAACCCTCACACCAATTGCTAGTAGTTTCCACAAATTCGGTGCTTAAtaactttatttgaaatattttactaATTTTCTGTATAGGCTATTTGTGTTTGGCTCAAAGAGTATGAGTGCTTAAGCGCTTGAATTCATTCTTTATATAACTTGAATTATGCATATAGATATgtataagaaaaagaataaaatgcttacataattttattaaagcCTTTTTTTAAAGACTTTTTCGTCTCTCCTAGAAATACCAAAAAAGTCTTAAAAAGAAAAGGCTTTCGAAAAAGGCTAAAAAACGAAAGCAAAAGGGGGTACGCCTAATTCGTCTCTCTCAAAGCACATACTCATGAATGTTGTTATGTTAGGACCAATTCAAAGAATATTAATGATATTGAAATCAAGTTAGAGCTGAGCTTGTGTATGTTGCAAACCAGAATAATGTCTCTTTTCATTATTACGTATCAAAAATAATGAGCTAGAGGAACTGGTTTATCAACTCATGGGAATATAGGAACTAATTCTAACTTCTTAGCTAGCTAAATATTTCACTTTTCTATTTGCAATTTGGAACAAAAAGGTATTAATAACTAAACAGCTGCAAACGATACCCTTCTCGAACTCGGGGTCTAAGTTGGACTTTCTCATTTTGTCACTCCgaaaatcaagatttaatttcgAACCGATGGAAATCTCCGCTCTGGGCCTGCCCCTTTTGGTGGAATTTTTCATTATGTTGTGGTTCAACTGCGTGCGATAGACTTTGGCCTTCTTCGAACCACTATGTAGAAACTATAGTGCATTGACAGCCCTTTTCATTATCAATCATGCCAGCAAAGAAGCATGACTACACATCTTCTCATTATGTAAAGCCTCCCTCTTTGCTCCTTAAGAAACTTTCCGAGTTTTCGACTTGACATTTTCTTCTTTGAGCTCTCATGACTTGCACAACCAGCATTGCTCATCTTCATTTCTATAGacaatttatttgaatttaaaggTTAGGAAAAGGGTGTGGAAAAaaacttgtttttctttttgtgtgtgtGACTTAGCAAAGTAGTAGAGGAATGCAAATGGATTTGAAGTGGCAGAAGGTTAAGGTGTTCTTATATAGAGGATGAGTAATGTGTGTGGTCAAAGCATGCAATATTTAACAAAAAGAAAGGACATTACCAAGAAACAGGGTCCCCCGCAAGCCCCAATACATTTGGAATCTTAAGCCCTGCCCATCTCTAGTCTCTACCTTCTCAATCACCTGCCACTTCACATTCCTCTTCAGGatagttttttaataatttgcgtacattttaattattttattaaatatttattaccTTTTAGTCAATATAAATATCGAATAACTTCTTTCATCAAcacttaaacaaataaaaataagtcaCTAAGTAGTCATTTGGTAAAGAgtacaataataatatcaaataagatgtattagtaatactgagattagttattgtcatattatttcttatttatgatttagtttgatttattATGGATAAATATGTCTTTAACCATATTTATCCATGTACGGATAATCATTGTATTATTAATATCATGATTTGCTATGTATTAATTATACATAGGCTGAAATTCTATCAAACAAAGATTAAATAATACAATGAGTAATGTAATATACATTGAGTTTTGTGATACATCTTGCCAAATGATTCCTAAGTATTTTACGATTATGTTAAGATGTAAGAGTAAATTTCATCTATTAGTTTTGCATGGGCATTTAGTTTTCCATCTATTATACAAAACTCactttcttttattcattacacaaaagtcattttaCTTTACTTCGGACATCACAAAAGTTACTATGAtcgaattttataataatttcacCGGAAAAATGATGTGATAacattaattagttcttaatttaatttgaaagaatataatatattattcatatCTTGACCCATTTTATATGTGCCTAACCCAATTTTTCTTATAGATTATATAACGaaaaaatatcaatttcttaatagattaggcCACATAGTGaagaatattttcataaaaaaaaatcggTTGATATTTCTATGAAACgaaaattatacttatatataagggAGGATATCAAAATTTGGTAATCCTCACAATGACACTAtaatagttttaattttcttaaaatcctctaaaattgaaACAtatgttggtaaattatttttctcctttaaatTTATGACATGTAATTGataagattatgataattttactcttttttaaaatcctctaaaattgtgacatgtggtTGGTAAATTACTTTTCTcatctaaaattgtgacatgtaattgataaaattattttttttccttttaaaattgtGACGTGTAAttgctaaaattattttttcatacatTTCTTTCTTGCCTCTTGGCCTTTGCATtcggtatatcataataatataataaactactctatttattgaatttttctttgtgattttaattatttgactATTCGGTTAATTCTCTTAGaatttttcattataatattcagTTTCTGCTAAATTACATTTTGTTTAATTAattcaattgataaatataaacattaaatatctaataatttattttatctattaaattaCTTATATTTTGTGACTTTTATTAACACAACTGTCGATAAcattatttgatcaaattttaacaATACTTATtcgatgaaaaaattaaaaaaattttattttaaaattatctttagcatgttgatttatcttcaaagaattaaaataatcttcaaaaaaataatactatacacgtatttctattttatgtgttttgatgaaATTATCTTGTTTATTGCTCTTTTTCGATGCACTATTTTGACAGAtgaatgcaatattatgaaatgtttcacaaaaatatcaatcaatttttttttaatgaaaataatcttCACTTGGTAGCCTGAcctattaagaaattgatattcttccgttatataatttataagaaaaattgGGTTAGACACATATAAAAAGGGTCAAGATATGAATAATATcttatattctcttaaattaaaattaagaactaattaaggttgccacatcatttttctGGTGGGATTATTGTAAAATTCCATCATAGTAACTTTTGTGATGACCGAGCTAAGTAAAATGACTTTTATATAATGAATggaagaaaaatgacttttgtaTAATAGACACAAAGCTAAGtgaccatacatatatatataatttttttgggtaAGAAATatccaataattttaaaattgaaaacatTATATATTGTAGCCTGTAGGTATATCGTCCACGGGGATACGTGATGACTTGGTCGGCCATGTAAGCTAAAAGGCTTGCAGTATATATGCACTATTTTCTTGGAAAAGCTTTGAGTTATACTTCAATAGTTACTGCAATTTAATTTCTTTATCCAGAAGGTTAGTAGGAGATTTCCACGAAGTTTCAGTTTTGCTCGTTTTAAATGCACaattttttggtttttccttCATGTCGTGCCTGAAGGAAATTTTAGACTAATTGATATAGTCATTTTTATTCGATTAGAAGGTCATGAATTCAAACTGTGGAAACAATCTTTGTATGTAAGGCTAGGTACTTCTTCAAACTTTGTGAATTGCGAAAATTTTAGTTCATCGACTTACACCTTTGTTTTTCCCTTCATGCTGGGGTTTTCCCCCTCTTATCTATTATCCATTAGATTAGCTAACATTCCATAAGTCAAAAAGTTGTTAGATTAGGCTACTGATCAAGCTGTACTATATGGTCCAATCATTAAGAATCCAATATTAAGATAAACTGGTCCAAATCTAATAAAGAGGAATTAAACTGAGATTACGAGACAAACAGTAGACAGGAAAGTCtactaattaatattaaaatcacATGGTAACCTTCATTCCAACCaagtttaaattaatttgacatgtTTAGCGAGAACAGGACAATGGTTTTACCTTTCCAATTCTGTCTTTCGTTTTCTCCAATAACTTTTCCTTGACAACCTCCATTTCCaacttatattatatttaagCAATATACATAgataatatcaaaaaaaaaaaaaaaaaactacattaTTATCATTATAGTTAGCCTTCATTATGACACTACTAGAAATAAAGTTTTTGCCCTCGTGAATCGATGAGAaatttgtgttaaaaatatgatttttccaTCCATTTCTCTCTGAACCAACTTGGGAGAAAATATGATGGGAAACAGATTCTTATTAAAACATGGAGACACTTCCTAAATTTTTTCATGTAAAACACTATTActatcttttcttttctcaataATTCTATCAAAATATACGCTGTGAATAGCCACTGAACCATTACACTAGGAAACTACTGACGTTTTAGTAGTGTGTGTGGTTTGAGGGGTCCTTTTTTGGTGTAAAGAAAATAATGTTTGGTGTAGTCAATTCTTAGTAATAATTAAGTACGGACCATAACACGACATAAGATGGTTGAAGAAAAAGAACCTAGAGAAAAGAGGAGACAATGAAGATTAAATAACACTCATGTGTTTAGGATTTTCAAGATGTTCCAAGCTGGTAGATATATAATACACTAGAAAAAGACATACTTGTACTGTATAAACGAGGACATGTTTGCACGTGATCTTCTCGTGACAGACATGGTACCCATCTTCTATTATTCAGGCAACCTTGATCTAATTTGGtttctttaattcttttattattgtcCCATGAAACTTCCTCCTTAGTCCTAATAATGTTATACACCAAATAGCCAAATATGTGACGTTACGCGCATATCTTCCTAGGAGTAATCAAAATAGATTATGAAGCAACAGCAACAAAATCTTTGTATTAATTGATATAATCCCAGACAGCTTCGAAATGTACAATCCAATGAATTATGATTACTAATGGTACCATTAGCCATTAGGACTTGAGTTCTTTGCAATTAACACTACCCAAGTTCACTTAATGATCATATACAACTTACAAGTATCAAATTATGATTTGGTATGTCTCTATTCTCCTTTTCGGGaaatccaattttatttttaaacatcattattaaccaGACAGTAGAAACCAAAATACCAATAGAGTACAAACTCGCAACACTAATTTAAATTGTGATTCTTTGTGAGCATGCAATGTCTACCAAGTAAAATTTTTTCTTTCCGAAACTTAGAAATTTAAATTAGCATGCTTAACACACATATATACGGGTAATGCTGATGATTTGAAGTCACAATCTTAAGATTTAACGTGAATGAGTATTTACTATTTGAACAATTCCTGTTGTCGGCACTTAACCAATGGACTAATAAGCACTAAATTATCAAGTTCTCtttaatttcattttatattatctgttttttttttttggtgcatATTATTTAGTAtagggtcgtttggttggaaaaaaaAGTTATTCCGAAATTAATTATCATGGGATTAGTTATCCCGACATTAGTTATCCagggataaaaataatactataataatccCAAAATAACTAATCCAGGAACGAGTTATCCCATGCATTTTAtcccaaccaaacatgaaataacCTCATATTAAAATTAATACTGAATTAGTTATCCCTTATGTCTCCTGACAAACGACTGATGGAGTAAATTCTTCAATCTGACATGATACAGCATCGTCTAAAGTGCATCTGCCCGACTTTTGGTTACTGAACTATCTCCTTGGAACAGATATAAACCGTTGAATTTATTCTTGTCTCTACTAATTTGTTGTATTTAATTTTCAGTGGTCCAGAAAGATTCACGGCTACATAACTTGTATTTATAAAAGCAACAGTAACTAGCTGCCAAGGTAAATTTGGAGTATAATTCTGACAGTTTGCGGCCTTGACTACAAGTTCTACTACAAGAAGAACACGTATgggaaaataaagaacaaaacatAAGATAAGAAACAGAATTTCAACCAACTTCTTAATATATTTGCTCGAAAAAAAGAACAAATCATAACTGAAACAAATGCTTGTGACTAAAGATACAAATGAAAAGATTAGCATAAAGTATACATTTTATATTAAGAAAAATGcaattttggaaaaaatataCTTATCATTCTATATAACTATGTGACAATTAATACTCCGAAAGAAGattatttttcaatctttttcccATCCCACTCATGCCTAGAGAGAACATTTTTATCATGATGGTATTAAGGGGGTCAAGGTTGTCAAACTGCCAAGTTTAAAGGTAATCAGGATGAAAAATTGTTTATGTGTGCCGTTCAGGAAGATGTATAAATTAGTGCATCAAGTTTAGGAGGATCTCGAGGTATTCAGTCTTTCACATTATATTAATtattcatatgaaaaaaatatttttctttcttacaaaTTATTTACATGTATATAATGGTGCAgcaaattatttacatttgattacTGAAGTATCACTTCCGTGGAACAGATAATAACAATTAAAACTCTTTTATATACACAAGTTAAAGTTACataattacattaaatttcaaattgataaagtatttacataaatcccaaaataattacaataatCCTCTTATTTAGTAATTTCTCTCTCCTTCAAAAAAGGTAGTTTTTTCCTCCCTCTTTATACATTCAAAGAGGCTGCTTTTTCCTCTCCTTCAAAAAAGGTCACTTTTTCCTCCCTCTTATTTGGTAATTCCTCTCTCCCAAAGTATTTACATTCAAAAAAGGCCGTTTTTTCCTCCCTTTTTTTCTCTCCCATTACAAATCAGTTTATCCTCCATTATTCAATCCCTTGTTTCACGCCTAAAATCAAGCAATCATAAGAGTTTATCATTGTAAGTTTTCGAACATTAATTGAACTTATtgatttcattcattcatttttaattttttttttaacttcaccAAGTCAGAAAGTTATGGACTTGTTTGAGAAAACAAAGGCAAAAAAAATGGCGACGAATTATCAGAAGCTTCAAAAAATCTCAATTGGGTCATCATCCTCATCAGTAGAGCACAACGGGGTGGAACATGCCACGGAAAATGAATCTTGTGAACAGAGCACAACGATGTTTATTCAAACGATTGAATCAACGAAATCACTTACTCAATCTTCTGTAAGAATCTAAATcctaattatttgattatttaatgttTGTTTATATATTCTATTTCTGAAAATGAATGATCTTGCttcgttttatatttttttaatattctttcaAAGATTCTATTTTGTAAAATCAAATTCTTCCAATATTCTTGGATCTAACTTTATGTTTCAAAGATTCTATTTTATATGTTTCAATATTTTATCTaactttatgtttatttttttgttgaaacagGCTAGCTTTGTGGTTGCAAGATAACTGCAATTTGTACACCGAGGCTACTCAAAAGAATAAGTGATTTGCTACGATAGGAAAAAATTACTTGTCATCGTGTCCAAAGATGTAGATTttatacattatacattactttatttaaCACACTTATGTATAATGtaagtttttgtatatatagaaGAGACTGCTTTTGTATTTAGTCGAATTATAGAATTATAatctatgaattttgtataaggttacattatacattcTGGACAAGTTTATAgataaataatgtataatgttaatattttatatgtatggtgtaacattatacattcttgaagtttttatttgaaagtataagatataatatatcaggcattatacattagttattttggaagactaatgtataatataagtctaatgatatatattttcaatatgttatacattagaagttcttattacattagttgtgttttatgttgtattttacagttaaaaaatcttatttttgtataatttttcattataCTTTCTGTCAAGCTTATAGGTCATACATGTTTAAAGTGAAAAATTTAGATGTAtaatatgacattatacattactgcagtttattttaaggcttatattatacattagaatAAGTATAAGGGAAacttatacattttaaaaataaactgcagtaatgtataatgtcatattatacattactgcagtttatttttaaaatgtataagtTTCCCTTATACTTattctaatgtataatataagccttaaaatatatattttaatatgttatacattaaaaATCCTTATAAGATGCATTTTATGCTTTATGTGGTATACTACTGTTAGAAAGTCTTATTTATGTATAAATTTTCATTATACCTTCTGTCAATATATATAGGTCATACATGTTTAATGTGAAAAATTTAGATGTGTAGTATGTTATTATACATTACtgagtttattttttaaatgtataagttgccctcatacatgtgaaattgttgtgtattttactttgatttttttacgAACATTGTCAATATTCAATTCCGTCGCGATCGTagcaatcaatttaaaaaaagttaatacttTTAGAAATAATTATTGCATCACTTTTATAGAATTGATAAATGATTTTCAACTCCCAAATTTCGAAATGACGCAACAATATGgggatgttcatatttttttttcgagAATTGAAGAAAGACGAAGacggttttttttttctttcaaaaacgtcattaaaaattaggaaaactaacagtgatgtttaagagtttttttgaatttaaatttcagttattttatttaatcatacAAAACATAATTATAGGTAATTAATGGCTTTATTTAAGGGAATGAAATATTTTATCTGATTACTCTTTCCATAAATATAGGAGATTATGTTTTATCATCTTATCTTAAATATAGGATTAACTGTTTTATCATATATTCGTGCTATGTATGATGGGCAGTcgaatgtatgagtatatttgtaaaatttgagagaaaaaaaactagaaaaattttatgtaattagtttcaataggtagagatttatgttgtttacactaaTAACAAATCGTTGTTTTTGTGGTACATTTGGACCGGACTACTGAAAGTGGGCTTCTCAAGAAAAATTGGGGCTTCCCTCTAGTATTTTAGGTGGTCCAGAAAGATTCATGGCTATGTTTGTCTTTTAAGCACACAACAGCAACTAAATGCCAATTGCCTTAAGCAAATTTGGGTTTAGATTTCTGACAATTGGATGACTTTGACCAAAATATGGCAGAAATAGACAGGAAACACACGTATGTatggaaaaattaaagaagaaaaaacagaAGATAAGAAATCCTAGTGGAGGTCCCTGACAAGAGAGAGGACTCCCATGATTCGTCATTGTAAATGTCAGAAATTGGAGACCAAATCACGTTTTGGCATTGAAAAGGAGCTCTCGTTTATTTATCAGCTTTGCTAGTAGTAAAAGTTGTAAGAATTAAATTAAATAGCCATTTTGAAGAATTGTTTGCCACTTTTCAAATTGAGATTCCTATATAGCTCTGAGGATAAGACTTTGGGAGTGAGGATTAGAAAGTGATCCATTCGTTTTGGTGAGTTAACTTCATGTAGTTGGGATTGCGTTACAGGAGTTCCTACGGCTTCATCTAACTATATTTGGCTTCGTCTACATCCAACCAATAATTTCTTTTCAACTTTGATCCGCCTATGAATCTTGATTCACctttatctatcttatttttttctatttgtctTGTAGGTATCTTCTCTAACGTATAACGGAAGCTCAATTAAACAAAAGAGACCAACTTACAGAGAAAACAAAATTGGATGATAAAATggcaaaaagaaaagagaagcacTGTTGCCAAGGATCAAACCCGAGTTACCCGCGTGACAGTCAGGAAAACTCACCACTATACTACAACAGCTTGTTATTTAACTATACGcaacgaaaatatataattatagtaCCAAAGATGTGTTTTCTATGTGGAAGCTGAACCGCATCAAATTCTAATGCTTGAAGTTGGATTGAGGTGACCTACTACATTTCCAAAGAGATACagtttaaaaaatatcataaatcaaaagTATTGGAGAAGCTTATTTAATGGATTCTTACTGTGTTGCTTGAACTCTTCAAAATCTACCAACTTAGGATTCTTATTATAAGTCAAATAGGTTCTACTTCTAGAGTTAATGATTTATAGAAATCATTTTGCTCAGGGGCGGATCTATTCATTGTCGTGGGGGTGGCACGCCACCACAAACTTCGAaggaaactctatatatatagatatgctGATATAGTCAAATATTAAATATGCCACCCATAATACCAAATCACTATATACTGTAAGTGGCAAAGTGCCACTTCTGTTGCACATAAGTTGTGGGTTCGATCCCAATTTGcatcatttgtttttttaatactGATATAGTCAAATATTAAATCTGCCACCCATAATACCAAAACACTATCTAGTGCAAGTGGCAAAGCGGCACTTTTGTTGCCCATAGGTCGTGTGTTTGATTCGGAGTTGtagcatttattttttaaaattattttctgtaAAGCATTGTTGACTAAAACAGGGCAACACACGTATATTCTACCATttaaatgaattataaatattatattatgatattagtaatattattgaaagatcaagttttgtcattttattattgttttttttaattaattggttGGTTAATTGTCCTATATGAATAATTTGATCAATTGAATCGATAAGTAGTGGCGGAGCCAGAAATTCAGCGAAGGATGTGCAAATTTTATTCTCAACTATGTTAAGAgtgtgcaaaattaaatatacactcATTATGATTAACATTTAACCTCTATTCACCACATAATTTTTTGACGAAGGATGTGCTTCTGACCACCCTTCATCAAAGGTGACTCCACCCCTGTCAATAAGTTTACTTAGCACCCAGAGAGTTCGGATCCTGAATCCGCATCTTCATTTGCTTATCTAGAATTACAGGGAGATAATTTACATCTATGTATAGAAGTCAACACATGTTGAATGACACGATGGTTAGACGAAACCCGAACGGACTTGACTGTAGAAGTGGACCTACATGGTCCAAATGAAATCAATTGAATTTCCTTTGTCAAGAAATAACTTTGTACAAATAGaataaatattagttatttttatatatacaagTTATTTATATAGTCAACTTTAACTTATTTGGAATTGAGACTTAGTTGTTATTTTAATAAGAGAAAATTCTTGTGTAGTAACAAAATGATTCAAGAATTGCTTTAGATCGTAGGTTCAAATTTCTAAGTGTGgcattcttgatttttttcatttggtATTAATTTTATTGCTGCGCTAATTGTCATTGCTCTGAGCGTAGATAAATTAGCATGGGATAATATGAAATAGGTGGCAAATTAAACTTCAGAAAAATCGCACCTTAATGTTTATGTATGTGCTGTTCAGATTTTAAAAGgtgtaaatgaaaaatgaataggtatttttttgaaaagatatcaAGAGAAAGAATGCAATTTGATTAGGCACCTTTTCGGAttggatggttatgacctttTCAATGGGTCATGACTTTTTCGAAGAGTTGTacctttatgaaggggtgcacctttctgaaccgttgcttctcttcatgaagcaacaccttgatgactataaatacctgaatttttctCAGGTAAAGgcaattttttagtgaaaaaacaatcttcttcttccAAAACTAtcgtgtgatcatcaaatcgttgagtgtgtTCAAAGTTTCTGAAAATTTGAGTTACCGCTATTTTCagaaagagaatcattttatcctgggagaaagattccattacctcgggtacttgaggagaataaatttctta
The Capsicum annuum cultivar UCD-10X-F1 unplaced genomic scaffold, UCD10Xv1.1 ctg1707, whole genome shotgun sequence DNA segment above includes these coding regions:
- the LOC107860998 gene encoding small polypeptide DEVIL 4, with amino-acid sequence MKMSNAGCASHESSKKKMSSRKLGKFLKEQRGRLYIMRRCVVMLLCWHD